From the Paludibacterium paludis genome, one window contains:
- a CDS encoding IS3 family transposase (programmed frameshift) has protein sequence MRKSRFTEEQIIAILKEAEAGLSATELCRKHGISDATFYKWRAKFGGMEVSEARRLKQLEDENNRLKRLVAEQALDIQMLKEVVFKKLTRPDLRCDVARQLIVRHGISERRACRLLLVTRKTFRRKPAEDRNATLRARLRELAEQRRRFGSPRLHALLRREGWAINHKRVERIYQEEGLSLRLRRRKKRPSHLRVVLPMPEGPDQRWAMDFVSDTLWNGRRIRALTVVDTWNRESVWIEVDHSLPGRRVARVLEQLRCAGRCPSRIQVDNGPEFTSRALDEWAYRHGVTLQFIRPGKPVENAFIESFNGRFREECLNQSVFHNLQDARQTIEAWRQDYNHARPHSALNYLTPVEFREKHLPQPSRIAN, from the exons ATGCGCAAGTCCCGTTTCACCGAAGAGCAGATCATTGCCATCCTGAAAGAAGCCGAGGCCGGTCTATCTGCGACAGAGTTGTGCCGCAAGCATGGCATCTCGGATGCCACGTTCTATAAATGGCGTGCCAAGTTCGGCGGTATGGAGGTCTCCGAGGCCCGGCGTCTGAAGCAGCTGGAAGACGAGAACAACCGGTTGAAACGGCTGGTGGCCGAACAAGCGCTGGATATCCAGATGCTGAAAGAGGTGGTCT TCAAAAAACTAACGCGGCCCGACCTGCGCTGTGATGTCGCCCGGCAACTCATCGTCAGGCACGGCATCTCCGAACGTCGGGCCTGCCGCTTGTTGTTGGTGACGCGTAAGACCTTTCGTCGCAAGCCAGCAGAGGACCGTAATGCGACGTTGCGGGCTAGGTTGCGTGAACTGGCCGAACAACGCCGACGCTTCGGCTCGCCACGGTTGCATGCCTTGTTGCGCCGAGAGGGCTGGGCCATCAACCATAAGCGGGTTGAGCGAATCTACCAAGAAGAAGGCTTGTCGCTACGCTTGCGACGGCGGAAGAAGCGGCCAAGCCACCTTCGAGTGGTGCTGCCGATGCCAGAGGGCCCAGACCAGCGCTGGGCGATGGATTTCGTTTCGGACACACTGTGGAACGGCCGCCGTATCCGAGCGTTGACGGTGGTGGATACCTGGAACCGTGAGTCAGTATGGATCGAGGTGGACCACTCGTTACCTGGACGGCGTGTCGCCCGCGTCTTGGAGCAATTACGCTGCGCCGGTCGTTGTCCGAGCCGGATTCAGGTGGATAATGGACCAGAATTTACCAGCCGGGCATTAGATGAATGGGCGTATCGTCACGGTGTTACGCTGCAATTCATCCGGCCAGGCAAGCCCGTTGAGAATGCCTTTATCGAGAGCTTCAATGGACGCTTCCGGGAAGAATGTTTGAACCAGTCCGTTTTCCACAATTTGCAGGATGCAAGACAGACGATTGAAGCATGGCGGCAAGACTACAATCATGCCCGTCCGCACAGTGCATTAAATTACCTGACCCCGGTCGAATTCCGGGAGAAACACTTACCCCAACCAAGCAGGATTGCTAACTAA
- the istA gene encoding IS21 family transposase gives MLTQEQVVEIQILIRQGKSIREITRMLGVSRNTVRRHLREANSHRYKERPPRPSKLDPFIGYLRRRIREAHPPWLPTTVLMREIEPLGYSGSLSLLKQFYLPLRPTRSQDADPVVRFETEPGQQMQADFVVFRRGASPLSAFVATLGYSRLSFVRFVDSEDFESVQECLLAACHYFHGVPRQALFDNMKTVVLERDAYGPGQHRFHPGLLSLAKTQGFVPKLCRPYRAKTKGKAERFNRYLRESFYNPLASRLKGAGLRVDVATANREVERWLAEVANVRLHATLKERPLDRWRHELDALQALPPRNTTPPAAALARGMPFESLQHPLSVYTALLGEAA, from the coding sequence ATGTTGACCCAGGAGCAAGTAGTGGAAATCCAGATTTTGATCCGCCAAGGGAAGAGCATTCGGGAGATCACCCGAATGCTCGGCGTGTCGCGCAATACCGTTCGACGCCATCTGCGGGAAGCCAACAGCCACCGTTATAAAGAACGCCCGCCACGTCCGAGCAAGCTCGATCCATTTATCGGCTATCTGCGGCGCCGTATCCGCGAGGCGCATCCGCCATGGTTGCCGACCACGGTGTTGATGCGGGAGATTGAGCCGCTGGGGTACTCCGGCAGTCTGTCGTTGCTGAAGCAGTTTTACCTGCCCTTGAGACCGACGCGGTCACAAGACGCCGACCCGGTGGTGCGCTTCGAGACCGAGCCAGGCCAGCAGATGCAAGCCGATTTCGTGGTGTTCCGGCGCGGCGCCTCGCCATTGTCCGCATTCGTGGCCACATTGGGTTACAGCCGCTTGTCCTTTGTCCGCTTTGTCGACAGCGAAGACTTCGAATCGGTGCAGGAGTGCCTGTTGGCTGCCTGCCACTACTTTCACGGCGTTCCCCGTCAGGCCCTCTTCGACAACATGAAGACAGTGGTTCTGGAGCGCGATGCCTATGGGCCCGGGCAACATCGTTTCCATCCTGGGCTGCTGTCGCTGGCGAAGACGCAGGGCTTTGTGCCCAAATTGTGCCGCCCCTATCGGGCCAAAACGAAAGGCAAGGCGGAGCGCTTCAACCGCTACTTGCGGGAAAGTTTCTACAACCCTCTGGCGAGCCGGCTCAAAGGTGCCGGCCTGCGCGTGGATGTGGCCACCGCCAACCGCGAGGTGGAGCGATGGCTGGCGGAAGTGGCCAATGTCCGCCTGCATGCCACGCTAAAAGAGCGGCCGCTTGACCGTTGGCGACACGAGCTCGATGCCTTACAGGCGTTGCCGCCCCGGAACACGACCCCGCCGGCCGCGGCCCTGGCTCGCGGCATGCCGT
- a CDS encoding DUF2247 family protein produces the protein MTGIPVRGKVIGEVETIYAEFDYPSEIENFVRYMPVTDGYEPSLHSKAENEKRLFENWKKYLDAVRYEVGAD, from the coding sequence ATGACTGGGATACCTGTTAGGGGAAAGGTCATAGGGGAGGTCGAGACGATTTACGCTGAATTCGATTATCCAAGTGAAATTGAAAACTTCGTTCGATATATGCCAGTGACGGATGGTTATGAACCGAGTTTGCATAGCAAAGCGGAAAACGAGAAACGCTTATTTGAGAATTGGAAAAAATACTTGGATGCGGTCCGGTACGAAGTAGGGGCCGATTGA